From Camelus bactrianus isolate YW-2024 breed Bactrian camel chromosome 16, ASM4877302v1, whole genome shotgun sequence, the proteins below share one genomic window:
- the RPL26 gene encoding large ribosomal subunit protein uL24, producing MKFNPFVTSDRSKNRKRHFNAPSHIRRKIMSSPLSKELRQKYNVRSMPIRKDDEVQVVRGHYKGQQIGKVVQVYRKKYVIYIERVQREKANGTTVHVGIHPSKVVITRLKLDKDRKKILERKAKSRQVGKEKGKYKEETIEKMQE from the exons ATGAAGTTCAATCCCTTCGTGACTTCTGACCGAAGCAAGAACCGTAAAAGGCATTTCAATGCACCTTCCCACATTCGCAGGAAGATTATGTCTTCTCCTCTTTCCAAAGAGCTGAGACAGAAGTACAATGTTCGATCCATGCCCATCCGAAAGGATGATGAAGTTCAG GTTGTACGAGGGCACTACAAAGGGCAACAGATTGGCAAAGTAGTCCAGGTTTACAGGAAGAAATACGTCATCTACATTGAACGAGTGCAGCGGGAGAAGGCGAATGGCACGACTGTCCACGTGGGCATTCACCCCAGCAAG GTGGTTATCACCAGACTAAAACTGGACAAAGACCGCAAAAAGATCCTCGAACGTAAAGCGAAGTCTCGCCAAGTAGGAAAGGAAAAGGGCAAATACAAGGAAGAAACAATTGAAAAGATGCAGGAATAA